The window CAGTCAGTTTGTAAAACACAGAATTCTGCTGAATGTTCGCAATCGGTTCAAACATGGGTGGGATCAAACCCAGCATGAAGGCAATCGCACTGACAATCAGCAATCCTTTGAATCCGCCCCATAACAAACCGCCACCATTATCAATGACGCCAAGATTGATTTTTTCCAGTCCGGCTTTGCCCAGACGCCCGATGGTGATACCCAGCACAAAGCACAACACAATGATGACCGCAATCCCCGAAATGGCCATCACCGGTGGTGACTGACCAAGCCACTGGTTCAACCACAAACCGATATCCGCGCCAAATTTCAGACCGATGATCAATCCTGCCACCAGGCCCAGTATCGGGAAAAAATTCTTGAGAAACCCTTTGCGGTATCCACTGAAAGACATCCACACAATAAGAACTAACGCAAATATGTCAAAATAGGAGATGGCTTCCATAAATTATTCCCGGATGATGGATGAAGGCCGGCTTCACATCTTGTGAAAAACCAACCGGATTCTTAAAAACAGATGGATAAGTACCCGATCAAAAATTTTTTAACATTAATCTGGTTCCTGACGTCTCGTCGGGAACCGTTCCATAACGCACCTCTGGTGCCCTTCCACGGTTCATTGGCAAGCCACCGGAGGTGGGCTAGGGGGTTCCCCACCAGAGGTAGGGAACCAGAAAAAATGTTTAATGATTTATGGTCGAGTACTTATATCCCTGTGTTATAAAAACCCCTTGCGGCATAGTCCAGTAAATTGCATGCAACCCCATTCTGCAGGGTTCAGAACCAGGACAACGCCAACGATTTATCATATGACAGGCATCATAGACAAATATCTTTACTCTAGTACGTTCATATGAAATGACCTTATGAAAATCTCACATAATACAAAATAATCAGGATATTGAAAAAATCATGGAAGAACTACTCAAACCCAAAAGCCTGTGGCGATCCCCTATAGAAGTCAATGAGGCAAAAATCCAGGCGATTTTGGAATCTACTGTTGACAGCATCATCACTATCACTGAAACAGGACTTATTGACAGTGTGAACAGTGCGACACTCACCCTGTTTGGTTATACCCGCGAAGAACTGCTCGGGAAAAATGTCAAAATGCTCATGCCTGCGCCCTACCGTGAAGAACACGACCAGTACCTTGCTAATTATACCGGCACAGGCCGGGCAAAAATCATTGGCATTGGCCGGGAAGTCGTTGGTCAACGTAAAGATGGCACCAAATTTCCCCTCTATTTATCAGTCGGAGAAGCAATCTTTGGTGAGTCCCGATTGTTCACCGGA is drawn from SAR324 cluster bacterium and contains these coding sequences:
- a CDS encoding CvpA family protein is translated as MEAISYFDIFALVLIVWMSFSGYRKGFLKNFFPILGLVAGLIIGLKFGADIGLWLNQWLGQSPPVMAISGIAVIIVLCFVLGITIGRLGKAGLEKINLGVIDNGGGLLWGGFKGLLIVSAIAFMLGLIPPMFEPIANIQQNSVFYKLTGTLYPAVRQQVSYQIYQSTNNSNLSPMMGNMFQGMPPQMQQQLQTLMQQNPSPQDLMKSMPQLTPEQIEALRERFQQ